The Spirosoma radiotolerans genome has a window encoding:
- a CDS encoding non-ribosomal peptide synthetase: MTESTITTQLLDVDFDPFDGPSIGWLAPATAPQMEIWAACQFGGDDASRGFNESVSLLFTGIVDTPAFEKAWQRLIARHDSLHAAFSADGKQMCVFDDYSVELAYQDYSNRTAADQKRAIDAYAEQDALYVFDLINGPLIKAGLLKLSNTAYHFTLTAHHIICDGWSLGILLQELGALYSAYAQHKSPALAEAPQYSQYASEQLQFVASAEHRAIESFWLDQYKGTVPVVDLPTDFPRPALRQYESARRDYPLKSSLALAVKQLGQKEGASFVTTLITAFEVFLHRLTGQDDLVVGLPTAGQSVTGQVGLIGHCVNLLPLRSFPQTNQRFREFLHIRKEQILDAYEHQQLTFSSLLKKLPIPRDPSRVPMVPIIFNVDMGLDDGVNFYGLDYQLISNPRKYAAVDLFLNISGSSSAQDASLIFEWAYNTHLFKEESIDRMMAEFERLLEEVVANPLVRLGDIQLTSVQEPNKQLAQWNDTKAAYPRQASLHQLLAQTAAQYPDKIALISNGRSLTFRELDETANQVAHAIQQAGVGLKDVIGVVMDRSPELIITLLAILKAGAAYVPIDPDYPHDRIAFMLTDSSANLLLTSKKYLGAGSTYQLDGQSTVQTKVLAIETVLGELDRYAKEAPTTVVTGDDLAYILYTSGSTGQPKGVLIEHHNLVNLLYSMITMPGITKDDALLAVTTISFDIAGLELFLPQLVGATLVLADTETTKDGWALLKAIPQHNITIIQATPATYKLMLLAGWEQRFTLKILCCGEPMSKDLAQKLTARCASLWNMYGPTETTIYSTGKQILASDEIITIGRPIQNTQVYILDEQRKPLPVGAIGEIYLAGDGVARGYLNRPELTKEKFVPDPFASSPNRMMYRTGDLGKFMPDGEIHCLGRIDHQVKIRGYRIELGEIEHALVSHSAIKDAVVMAREDRPGDQRLVAYVVTNRALVNGAFLEQIPAWRTMLRDVLPDYMIPADFVGLQQLPITPNGKIDRKALPRPEAVPVAHETGGEPASAMEKLIYTIWTDVLGVEKISVDHDFFELGGHSMIAVQMMTRLEKETGRRLPLSTLLVYPTVRKLARLLQTEERPMTWKSLVPIKPEGSKTPIYIIHGIGLNLLNFSGLVSYMDAEQPIYGLQALGLDGVDEPLDNMEAIAAHYLTEVIDQNPTGPYAIAGYSFGGYVALEMARQLKAMGKEVKLVAMFDTNAQERDSSQTGLPRLVRKLYRQLPKLVWFTNSLIRHPVMALQYQQQHVKRNVNRFLQAAGFQKPAPVQTETQLDHLALIMEKHEIAFHSYTMKPYDGVIDLFKAKFRIYFVDDNKYLGWKKYALKGVRVHNVPGDHEKMLLPPNDMVFAQTLQRALDNS; encoded by the coding sequence ATGACCGAGAGCACTATAACCACACAACTACTTGACGTTGACTTTGATCCGTTCGATGGGCCCAGCATTGGGTGGCTTGCACCCGCCACAGCGCCCCAGATGGAAATATGGGCTGCCTGTCAGTTCGGTGGCGACGACGCAAGTCGGGGGTTCAACGAGTCGGTATCACTGCTGTTCACGGGTATAGTCGATACACCTGCCTTTGAAAAAGCCTGGCAGCGTCTGATCGCCCGCCACGACTCACTGCATGCTGCGTTCAGCGCTGACGGAAAGCAGATGTGCGTGTTCGATGATTATTCAGTTGAACTGGCTTACCAGGATTATTCGAACAGGACGGCGGCCGACCAGAAGCGGGCTATCGATGCCTATGCCGAGCAGGATGCGTTGTATGTATTCGATCTGATCAACGGCCCGTTAATTAAAGCCGGCTTACTTAAGTTATCCAACACGGCCTATCATTTCACCCTAACCGCGCATCACATCATTTGTGATGGCTGGTCGCTGGGTATCTTATTGCAGGAGTTAGGAGCGCTCTATTCAGCTTATGCGCAACATAAATCGCCTGCACTGGCCGAAGCTCCTCAATACAGTCAATACGCGTCCGAACAGCTCCAGTTTGTGGCAAGTGCGGAACACCGGGCCATCGAGTCCTTCTGGCTCGATCAATACAAAGGCACCGTACCGGTGGTCGACTTGCCAACGGATTTCCCCCGGCCAGCCCTCCGCCAATACGAAAGCGCCCGGCGCGATTACCCACTGAAATCTTCCCTGGCACTCGCCGTTAAACAGTTAGGCCAGAAGGAGGGAGCCAGTTTCGTAACGACGCTGATAACAGCCTTTGAAGTTTTCCTGCATCGACTGACGGGGCAGGATGATCTGGTTGTGGGGTTGCCCACCGCCGGGCAATCAGTAACGGGGCAAGTTGGCCTTATCGGGCATTGCGTGAACTTGTTGCCCTTACGGAGTTTCCCACAGACGAATCAGCGCTTCCGGGAGTTTTTACACATCCGAAAAGAGCAAATCCTCGATGCCTACGAGCACCAGCAACTGACCTTTAGTAGCCTGCTCAAAAAATTGCCGATCCCCCGCGATCCATCCCGGGTGCCGATGGTTCCCATTATTTTCAACGTCGACATGGGGTTGGATGATGGTGTTAATTTCTACGGTCTTGATTATCAGTTAATCAGCAATCCGCGGAAATATGCCGCGGTGGATTTGTTTTTAAACATCAGTGGCTCTTCTTCCGCACAGGATGCTTCGTTAATCTTTGAATGGGCTTACAACACCCACCTGTTCAAAGAAGAAAGCATCGATCGGATGATGGCTGAGTTTGAGCGCCTGTTGGAAGAGGTCGTTGCCAATCCATTGGTTCGGTTGGGCGATATCCAGTTAACGAGTGTTCAGGAGCCGAATAAACAGCTTGCGCAGTGGAATGACACAAAGGCGGCATACCCCAGGCAGGCGTCGTTGCACCAGTTACTGGCGCAAACAGCCGCTCAATATCCTGATAAAATTGCCCTGATTTCGAATGGACGTTCCCTGACGTTTCGGGAACTGGATGAAACGGCCAATCAGGTAGCGCATGCCATACAGCAAGCTGGTGTGGGTTTGAAGGACGTTATTGGCGTCGTGATGGACCGGTCACCGGAGCTGATCATTACGTTGCTGGCGATTCTGAAAGCTGGAGCCGCTTATGTTCCCATTGATCCAGACTATCCGCATGACCGGATTGCCTTCATGCTGACCGATTCGTCGGCTAACCTGCTCCTTACGTCGAAGAAGTACCTGGGTGCCGGATCAACGTATCAACTGGATGGGCAATCGACTGTTCAGACGAAAGTGCTGGCTATTGAAACCGTGCTGGGTGAACTGGATCGTTATGCCAAAGAAGCGCCTACAACCGTCGTAACGGGCGATGATCTGGCCTACATTCTGTATACGTCCGGCTCAACCGGGCAACCCAAAGGGGTGTTGATTGAACACCATAACCTGGTCAATCTGCTGTATAGCATGATTACCATGCCTGGCATTACCAAAGACGATGCGTTGCTGGCTGTAACCACCATTTCCTTCGATATTGCTGGTCTCGAATTGTTTCTACCGCAGTTGGTTGGAGCCACGCTGGTACTGGCCGACACCGAAACTACAAAAGATGGCTGGGCTTTATTAAAAGCCATTCCGCAGCATAACATAACGATCATTCAGGCAACTCCGGCAACGTATAAACTGATGTTGCTGGCCGGATGGGAACAGCGGTTTACCCTCAAAATTCTCTGCTGTGGTGAGCCAATGTCAAAAGATCTCGCCCAAAAGCTAACGGCTCGTTGCGCTTCCCTCTGGAATATGTACGGTCCGACCGAAACGACTATTTATTCCACGGGGAAACAGATTTTAGCCAGCGATGAGATTATCACCATTGGCCGTCCGATTCAGAATACCCAGGTTTATATTCTGGATGAACAACGGAAGCCGTTGCCGGTGGGTGCTATCGGGGAAATTTACCTGGCTGGCGATGGTGTAGCCCGTGGGTATCTGAACCGACCCGAACTGACCAAGGAGAAATTCGTACCCGACCCGTTTGCGTCATCTCCCAATCGGATGATGTACCGCACCGGCGACCTCGGTAAGTTTATGCCCGATGGCGAAATCCATTGTCTGGGTCGTATTGATCATCAGGTAAAAATCAGAGGATACCGGATTGAACTTGGTGAAATCGAACACGCTCTGGTCAGCCACAGCGCCATCAAAGATGCCGTGGTGATGGCTCGGGAAGATCGCCCGGGCGATCAGCGATTAGTTGCCTACGTCGTCACGAACAGGGCGTTGGTGAACGGCGCATTTCTGGAACAGATTCCCGCCTGGCGAACCATGCTCCGGGATGTGTTGCCCGATTATATGATTCCTGCCGACTTTGTTGGCCTGCAGCAGTTGCCGATTACGCCCAACGGGAAAATTGACCGGAAAGCATTGCCGCGGCCAGAAGCGGTGCCGGTCGCCCATGAAACGGGTGGCGAGCCCGCTTCGGCGATGGAGAAGCTCATCTACACGATCTGGACGGATGTGCTGGGCGTAGAGAAAATCAGCGTCGATCATGATTTTTTCGAATTAGGCGGGCATTCCATGATCGCCGTTCAGATGATGACCCGGCTTGAAAAGGAAACCGGCCGGCGACTTCCCCTGTCCACTCTACTCGTTTATCCGACAGTCCGGAAATTGGCCAGATTACTCCAGACGGAAGAGCGGCCGATGACCTGGAAGTCGTTGGTGCCCATTAAGCCAGAAGGGAGTAAAACACCTATTTATATTATTCACGGTATCGGTCTCAACCTGCTGAATTTCAGCGGGCTGGTGAGTTATATGGATGCTGAGCAACCTATTTATGGCCTGCAGGCATTGGGTCTGGACGGCGTCGATGAGCCGCTGGACAATATGGAAGCAATTGCTGCTCATTATCTGACCGAAGTAATCGATCAAAATCCGACGGGGCCTTATGCCATTGCCGGTTATTCCTTTGGTGGTTATGTAGCGCTGGAAATGGCCCGTCAGCTTAAGGCGATGGGCAAAGAGGTGAAGTTAGTGGCCATGTTCGATACCAATGCGCAGGAGCGGGACTCATCCCAAACGGGGCTTCCCCGATTAGTTCGTAAATTATACCGGCAGCTTCCCAAGTTAGTCTGGTTCACGAACTCGTTGATCCGGCATCCCGTTATGGCGCTTCAGTACCAGCAGCAGCACGTAAAGCGCAACGTTAATCGGTTCCTGCAAGCGGCTGGTTTTCAAAAGCCTGCTCCTGTGCAAACCGAGACGCAACTCGACCATTTGGCGCTGATCATGGAGAAACATGAGATCGCATTTCATTCATATACCATGAAACCGTATGATGGGGTGATCGATCTGTTTAAAGCGAAATTCCGGATCTATTTTGTCGATGACAACAAGTATTTAGGCTGGAAGAAATACGCGCTGAAAGGCGTTCGGGTACACAATGTGCCAGGCGATCACGAAAAAATGCTGTTGCCTCCCAACGACATGGTGTTTGCCCAGACCTTACAGCGTGCCCTGGATAATAGTTGA
- a CDS encoding MOP flippase family protein: MSNTQKAMNGGKWITVSTAISTLFQFLQVAVLARLLDPADFGLVSVSNLIIAFFQIFSNLGFSNSIIYKQESDRNVLSTLYFLNLLVGFFIFVVIHISSPFIISFYHEPKLDRVLNLSSYYFMIAYFGQLYMFLLEKELRFKSVAMLDIAGTVIGSAVTVTLAYSGYRELSLIIGSLVTQTVKSALQIIFGRSLFRPTWSFNIKEVKDHLRFGLYNMGDGFLGFIQFNSDNIFIGGMLGVKMLGYYTIAYQLAIFPIAKLNPIILQVAYPILAKMKDNMADLKKSYLKILDFISYCNLPLLAGLFITADSVVPLIYGPGWEKTIDLIHIFVFVGIFTCLSHPLYTLVFTKGKPNLLFYLNLGTLIVKIPLVYVMGNYWGVTGIALAFLLTTAMNMIANFAIAHSIIGDFVGDFMRDVAKPIIFCLIMIGVIYTYKLFVGETGLVNTLVEVGLGGATYGLLTLAYKLSFTEIKAYRQALL; encoded by the coding sequence ATGAGTAACACACAAAAGGCAATGAACGGAGGGAAATGGATTACCGTTTCCACGGCCATTTCCACGCTGTTTCAATTCCTGCAGGTAGCTGTTCTAGCCCGTCTGCTCGACCCTGCTGATTTTGGACTGGTCAGCGTTAGCAATCTAATCATTGCCTTCTTTCAGATTTTCTCGAATCTGGGTTTTTCCAATTCCATCATCTACAAACAGGAAAGCGACCGCAACGTATTATCGACACTGTATTTTCTGAATCTGCTGGTTGGCTTTTTCATCTTTGTCGTCATTCATATTAGCTCTCCGTTCATTATCTCATTCTACCATGAGCCGAAGCTGGATAGGGTGTTAAATCTTTCCTCTTATTACTTCATGATTGCCTATTTCGGGCAGCTCTACATGTTTTTGCTGGAGAAAGAGCTCCGGTTCAAATCAGTAGCCATGCTCGACATTGCCGGAACGGTTATTGGCTCGGCAGTGACGGTAACGCTGGCCTACAGCGGATACCGCGAGCTATCTCTCATTATTGGGTCGTTGGTGACGCAGACCGTTAAGTCTGCCTTGCAAATCATCTTTGGCCGCTCACTCTTCCGGCCTACCTGGTCCTTTAATATCAAGGAGGTTAAAGACCACCTTCGCTTTGGCCTGTACAACATGGGCGATGGGTTTCTGGGCTTTATTCAGTTTAACTCCGACAACATCTTCATTGGGGGTATGCTGGGCGTCAAGATGCTTGGTTATTACACCATTGCCTACCAACTGGCAATTTTCCCAATTGCCAAACTCAACCCGATTATTTTGCAGGTCGCTTATCCCATTCTGGCCAAGATGAAGGACAATATGGCGGATTTGAAGAAGTCGTACCTAAAAATCCTGGACTTTATTAGTTATTGCAACTTACCGCTCCTGGCCGGGTTGTTCATCACGGCCGATAGTGTTGTTCCCCTGATTTATGGGCCAGGCTGGGAGAAGACCATCGACCTAATTCATATTTTCGTTTTTGTGGGCATTTTCACTTGCCTCAGCCATCCCCTCTACACGCTGGTATTTACCAAAGGGAAGCCAAATCTTCTGTTCTACCTCAACCTGGGTACACTTATCGTTAAGATTCCCCTGGTTTACGTCATGGGAAATTACTGGGGCGTAACGGGTATAGCGCTGGCTTTTTTACTGACGACGGCGATGAATATGATTGCCAATTTCGCCATAGCTCACTCTATTATCGGCGATTTCGTGGGCGATTTTATGCGTGATGTGGCTAAACCCATTATCTTCTGCCTCATTATGATCGGTGTCATTTATACCTACAAGCTATTCGTAGGCGAAACTGGTCTGGTAAACACACTAGTAGAAGTCGGACTTGGCGGAGCTACCTATGGCTTATTGACCTTGGCTTACAAGCTTTCGTTTACGGAAATTAAAGCCTACCGACAGGCGCTGCTTTAG
- a CDS encoding T9SS type A sorting domain-containing protein encodes MLKALLILTIASVTLAVADQPQQARALKATGLTSQAATKIVLDNKRWYQVNNTSNGLDALFDGDIGETVNTGWGKILTNFDAYYPLLPGEHISIDSIRMYDGAGTNTDTPMTLSIITDKWERIPIARFTGDKYQAWVGPDPEHPADLALKTATANARYLVLNSSGFYPTEMELYGTYQLGKEPALLPLASYPFRHTLGINGFEWDAEDPTTGAALREVETTRINALKSFSSMRHYIDWDKLESQQGSYTFNPTFSGSWTYDGMYERLGAEGVEMLACLQTLPKWMENTYPEDGRDYSNSPARYGSDRSQPTSYIEHARVAFQYMARYGFNKNINPALVSVSPEVTWAGVNTVKIGLGLIRYIECNNEPDKTWKGRNGYQSAREYAANLSAFYDGHKNTMGPGVGVKNADPSVVVVMGGMSTPTTDYLRAMIDWCKEFRGYRPDGSVNLCWDVINQHLYANDVMSAQNGGATRGVAPELAGVGEQAAAFVKLSRQYAQGMPVWITEAGYDINQDSPFRAIPIGRKTVLETQADWILRTSLLYSRVGIDRVFYFQAYDFDIQNPTQFASMGLLNEIGKTRKPAADFLYQAKNLLGDYHYKETISKDPLVDRYELDGQSAYVLLIPDEKGRTGTYNLPITQGDTVQICTPAIGRDDMNRTVQVSQTGTIAINVSETPVFVMPTRAATPDAKNSLSSLQIYPNPAADYVKLTLENGDVRPLDVTIYDNAGRKCKQLSLLKSGRVLNEQLDLSTLAHGLYLLEVRQGPAKLIKKIIINQ; translated from the coding sequence ATGCTCAAAGCCCTACTCATTTTAACCATTGCTTCGGTAACGCTCGCCGTTGCGGATCAGCCCCAACAGGCCCGAGCGTTGAAGGCAACCGGTCTGACCAGCCAGGCGGCCACGAAAATAGTACTGGATAACAAACGCTGGTATCAGGTAAACAACACGTCAAATGGCCTTGACGCCTTGTTTGACGGCGATATCGGCGAAACAGTTAATACCGGCTGGGGTAAAATACTGACCAATTTCGACGCGTACTATCCTCTCCTGCCGGGCGAACACATATCAATTGACAGCATTCGGATGTACGACGGAGCCGGTACAAATACCGACACGCCAATGACCCTGTCGATTATTACGGACAAGTGGGAGCGCATTCCGATTGCCCGTTTTACAGGCGACAAGTACCAGGCCTGGGTGGGTCCTGATCCGGAGCATCCTGCTGATCTGGCCCTGAAAACAGCGACGGCCAATGCCCGGTACCTGGTCCTGAATTCGTCAGGATTCTACCCGACCGAGATGGAACTGTATGGAACCTACCAGCTAGGTAAGGAACCCGCGCTTTTGCCCCTGGCGTCGTATCCGTTCCGGCATACGTTAGGCATCAATGGATTCGAGTGGGACGCCGAAGATCCTACGACCGGTGCAGCCCTACGGGAGGTTGAAACGACCCGGATCAATGCCCTGAAAAGTTTTTCGTCGATGCGACACTACATCGACTGGGATAAGCTGGAATCCCAGCAAGGCAGTTACACGTTCAATCCAACGTTTAGCGGAAGCTGGACCTACGATGGCATGTATGAACGATTGGGGGCCGAAGGGGTCGAGATGCTGGCCTGCCTGCAAACCCTGCCGAAGTGGATGGAAAACACCTACCCGGAAGATGGCCGTGATTATAGTAACTCGCCCGCTCGCTACGGCAGTGACCGCTCCCAGCCAACGTCGTACATCGAGCACGCGCGGGTAGCATTTCAGTACATGGCGCGGTATGGCTTTAACAAAAACATCAATCCGGCTCTGGTTAGTGTCAGCCCCGAAGTCACCTGGGCGGGTGTCAACACCGTTAAAATTGGGCTGGGCCTGATTCGCTATATCGAGTGTAATAACGAGCCCGATAAAACCTGGAAAGGCCGGAATGGCTACCAGTCAGCCCGCGAATACGCAGCGAACTTATCAGCGTTTTACGACGGGCACAAAAATACCATGGGGCCGGGCGTTGGCGTCAAGAATGCCGACCCATCCGTTGTGGTCGTGATGGGCGGCATGTCGACACCCACCACCGATTATTTACGGGCGATGATCGACTGGTGTAAAGAATTCCGGGGATACCGCCCCGATGGGTCCGTCAACCTCTGCTGGGATGTTATCAATCAGCATTTATACGCCAATGATGTCATGTCGGCGCAAAATGGTGGGGCTACCCGGGGTGTCGCACCCGAGCTGGCAGGTGTTGGTGAACAGGCAGCCGCCTTTGTGAAACTCTCCCGCCAATATGCGCAGGGAATGCCGGTCTGGATAACGGAAGCCGGATACGACATAAACCAGGATAGTCCATTTCGGGCCATTCCCATCGGTCGGAAAACTGTCCTGGAAACGCAGGCCGACTGGATTCTGCGAACGTCTTTACTGTATAGCCGGGTAGGCATTGACCGGGTCTTTTATTTTCAGGCCTATGATTTTGACATTCAAAACCCGACCCAGTTTGCCTCGATGGGCCTGTTGAATGAAATTGGCAAAACCCGTAAACCAGCCGCTGATTTTCTTTACCAGGCCAAAAACCTACTGGGCGACTATCACTACAAAGAAACCATCAGCAAGGACCCTCTGGTAGACCGGTACGAACTGGATGGCCAGTCGGCCTATGTCCTGCTCATTCCCGATGAAAAAGGAAGAACGGGAACCTACAACCTACCAATAACCCAGGGAGACACGGTGCAGATTTGCACACCCGCCATTGGTCGGGACGACATGAATCGAACGGTGCAAGTTAGCCAGACGGGTACAATTGCAATAAACGTGAGTGAAACCCCGGTCTTTGTGATGCCAACACGGGCCGCCACGCCAGACGCCAAAAATAGCCTGAGCAGCTTACAGATTTACCCAAATCCAGCCGCCGACTACGTTAAGTTAACGCTTGAAAACGGGGATGTTCGGCCACTTGACGTGACCATCTACGACAATGCGGGTCGAAAATGTAAGCAACTAAGTCTTCTCAAATCAGGGCGAGTGCTCAATGAGCAACTTGATTTAAGTACGCTGGCCCACGGATTGTATCTATTGGAAGTGCGCCAGGGACCGGCCAAATTGATTAAAAAAATCATCATAAATCAGTAA
- a CDS encoding T9SS C-terminal target domain-containing protein, with amino-acid sequence MLLDSHKPTRISRLWLKVLPGKIGLITFFIYACCQPVFAQFCANPSGQLVINQSFGTASQPTSMAGLTPYQYVPPTCPADGQYTVTETIDGGCFNYTWYAVPADHTPDDVDGNMLIINGANTAGAFYEQTVSGLCPGTTYEFSLWALNLLKTGICPTPLVPNLMLTLETKSGNILTSVPLGSIDLADQPVWRQHTALFEAPKTTEAVILKLVNTKGDYGCGNDMVIDDIQVRQCEECVSDQVYVPDVFTPNNDGLNDNLAFFLPKVSSYDLKVYDRWGSVIFASTSVSQRWDGTYAGSPCASGDYTWVIAYRTAAATQEQNEHVQTGHVLLVR; translated from the coding sequence ATGCTTCTTGATTCCCATAAACCAACTAGAATTAGCCGTCTATGGCTCAAGGTGTTACCTGGCAAAATTGGCTTGATCACCTTTTTCATATACGCCTGTTGCCAACCCGTTTTTGCTCAATTCTGCGCGAATCCGTCAGGTCAGTTGGTCATTAATCAGTCGTTTGGTACGGCTAGTCAGCCCACATCCATGGCCGGACTGACGCCTTACCAGTATGTACCGCCAACCTGCCCTGCCGATGGACAATATACCGTTACAGAGACGATTGACGGAGGCTGTTTTAATTATACCTGGTACGCTGTCCCTGCGGATCATACGCCTGACGATGTAGACGGGAATATGCTGATTATCAATGGGGCCAACACAGCCGGTGCTTTTTATGAACAAACCGTGTCTGGGCTATGCCCCGGCACAACGTATGAATTTTCCTTATGGGCGCTTAATCTGCTAAAAACGGGTATATGCCCCACCCCACTCGTGCCAAATCTGATGCTTACCCTCGAAACAAAAAGTGGTAACATACTTACGTCCGTGCCACTGGGCTCTATTGATCTGGCCGACCAGCCTGTCTGGCGGCAGCATACAGCGTTGTTCGAGGCTCCTAAAACAACCGAAGCGGTCATTCTGAAATTGGTGAACACGAAGGGCGACTATGGCTGTGGCAACGATATGGTGATCGACGATATTCAGGTGAGGCAGTGTGAGGAGTGCGTATCGGATCAGGTTTATGTGCCGGATGTATTCACCCCGAACAACGATGGCCTGAACGACAACCTGGCATTTTTTTTACCTAAAGTCTCCTCCTACGACCTGAAAGTATACGACCGCTGGGGAAGCGTCATTTTTGCCAGCACCAGTGTAAGCCAGCGGTGGGATGGCACCTATGCCGGTAGCCCCTGCGCTTCAGGCGATTACACCTGGGTAATTGCCTACCGAACGGCAGCCGCAACCCAGGAACAAAACGAGCATGTGCAAACAGGCCACGTTTTACTGGTTCGCTAA
- a CDS encoding acyltransferase has product MSFKSYIDERPALKQFVHWLLIPHNQARPRRWVSWFVNPFVHKQHRSSIIRSSVRMDVLPFNAFSLGAHSIIDDFGVINNGVGPVQIGENTLIGIGAVVIGPVKIGSKVIMAQHVVLSGLNHSYENVQLPIRDQRVTMRPIVIEDECWIGANVTITAGVTVGRHSVVAGGSVVTRDVPAYTVVGGNPARVLKHYDKETDQWLKGAGTAPTLVPAA; this is encoded by the coding sequence ATGTCGTTTAAGAGCTATATCGATGAGCGGCCAGCGCTCAAGCAGTTTGTCCACTGGCTGCTCATTCCCCACAATCAGGCCCGGCCACGTCGGTGGGTAAGCTGGTTTGTCAATCCATTCGTCCACAAGCAGCATCGTTCGTCCATTATTCGGTCCAGCGTTCGGATGGATGTCTTACCCTTCAATGCTTTCTCGTTGGGGGCACACAGCATCATCGACGATTTCGGTGTAATAAACAATGGTGTTGGCCCGGTCCAGATAGGTGAGAATACTCTGATTGGTATTGGAGCCGTCGTGATTGGTCCGGTCAAAATTGGCTCTAAAGTCATTATGGCTCAGCACGTTGTGCTTTCGGGGCTGAATCATTCGTACGAGAATGTTCAATTGCCGATTCGGGACCAGCGGGTGACGATGCGGCCTATTGTGATTGAAGACGAATGCTGGATTGGAGCGAATGTAACCATCACGGCTGGTGTCACCGTTGGGCGGCATTCCGTTGTGGCGGGTGGTAGTGTTGTCACGCGCGATGTACCGGCGTATACGGTTGTGGGCGGTAATCCGGCCCGGGTTCTGAAGCACTACGACAAGGAAACCGATCAGTGGCTAAAAGGAGCCGGAACGGCTCCCACCCTGGTTCCAGCGGCTTAA
- a CDS encoding glycosyltransferase, translated as MENFDSIICVGQTPWKGDFQKAVVQLMTELSVRHRILYVDYQYTVKDFAMGVIGRQDVPIRELMRLKNPLIKKTVDNGSEVYIWTPPLMLPINWLSDKPYDVLIKQNVGRMVKGLRRVMGQLNMKRPLVINAFNPVFGLPMLHQLDEWATIYYCFDEITAATWISRHGNRYESRYLEQVDAIITTSEALRRSKSVQQSNAYCVKNGVNFDLFNQARQLAEERPPQKPVVGYLGTADNRIDLTLVEHCVRTMPDVLFQFVGEVNEPSIRQRLSSYTNVEFIPPHQPAELPALLANMQAAMIPFVCNEHTYTIYPLKINEYLAAGLPVVSTPFSILDDFDGVVEMAGSPVAFEQALRRALADDSAPRINERVGMARANSWKRRAEEFEAVIEQL; from the coding sequence ATGGAAAATTTCGACAGCATCATTTGTGTTGGACAGACTCCCTGGAAAGGTGATTTTCAGAAAGCAGTCGTTCAATTGATGACTGAGCTATCGGTACGGCATCGAATTCTTTACGTCGATTACCAGTACACGGTGAAAGATTTTGCCATGGGCGTTATTGGTCGTCAGGATGTTCCGATTCGGGAACTGATGCGGCTGAAAAACCCGCTGATCAAAAAAACCGTTGACAATGGCAGTGAGGTTTACATCTGGACTCCCCCATTGATGCTTCCTATCAACTGGTTATCGGACAAACCGTATGATGTGCTGATCAAGCAGAACGTTGGTCGAATGGTTAAAGGGCTCCGGCGTGTCATGGGCCAGCTAAACATGAAGAGGCCACTGGTTATCAATGCATTCAATCCTGTTTTTGGCCTACCTATGCTGCACCAGTTGGACGAATGGGCCACGATTTACTATTGCTTTGATGAAATAACGGCAGCCACCTGGATAAGCCGCCACGGGAATCGGTACGAATCCAGGTACCTGGAGCAGGTCGACGCGATCATTACGACATCGGAAGCCCTGCGCCGATCCAAGTCCGTGCAGCAATCCAACGCCTACTGCGTCAAAAACGGGGTTAACTTCGATTTATTCAATCAGGCCCGTCAATTAGCAGAAGAGCGCCCGCCCCAGAAACCAGTAGTCGGCTACCTGGGCACGGCCGACAACCGAATTGATCTTACGTTGGTCGAACACTGTGTTCGAACCATGCCGGATGTCCTGTTCCAGTTTGTGGGCGAAGTAAACGAACCCAGCATTAGGCAACGGCTCTCTTCGTATACGAACGTCGAGTTTATTCCTCCTCACCAACCGGCGGAATTACCCGCTTTGCTGGCCAACATGCAGGCCGCGATGATTCCGTTTGTGTGCAATGAACACACATACACAATCTATCCGCTAAAAATTAATGAATACCTGGCGGCTGGCTTACCTGTCGTGTCGACTCCCTTTTCGATTCTCGACGATTTTGACGGGGTTGTTGAAATGGCCGGAAGCCCCGTAGCCTTTGAACAGGCCCTCCGGCGGGCCCTGGCCGACGATAGTGCCCCTCGTATTAACGAACGGGTGGGAATGGCCAGAGCCAACTCATGGAAGAGACGGGCCGAAGAATTTGAGGCCGTTATTGAGCAGCTTTAA